CGAGACATTGCAGGCCGTGGCACATCTGCGCCTGGCTTCCGTGCTGCTGGACGACAAACAATTCGATGCCGCGCTGGCTGAACTCGGCTCGCCGCATCCTGCCGCCTTCGACAGCCTGTTCCTTGATCTGAAGGGGGACGTGCTGGTGGCGCGCGGCGACAACAACGGGGCGCGTGAAAGCTACAAGGCAGCCCTGGCCAAAGCGGCGCTGGATGCTCCGGCCCGCGACTTCATCCAGACCAAGCTGGACTCCGTGGGGAACTGACATGAAACGTTACTTGCTTGCAACTGCGATTGCCCTGCCGCTGCTGTCCGGCTGCGCCTCCTGGTTCAACGGCGAAGATGCCAACCAGCCCACGCCGCTGGCCGCGATCAAGCAGCAACAGGCCATCCGCGTGAAATGGCAGGTGTCGGTGCCGGCGGTGAAGGACGGCATCTTCACGCCGTTCTACGACGCGGGCACGCTGTGGCTGGCCAATGAAGACGGTCGTGTGCAGGCGGTGGATGCCCTCAGCGGCAACACCGTGGCACGGCTGGAGCTCAAGCATGAACTGAGCGCCGGCCCGGCCGCCGCCGATGGCGTGCTGTACGTTGGCACCAAGACCGGCGAACTGCTGGCGCTGGATGCCAAGAGCGGCAAGGAACTGTGGAAACAAAACCTGACCAGCACCCTGGCCGAGCCGCCGCAACTGGCAGGCAAGATGCTGCTGGTACGTGCCGGCGACGGCCGCCTGAGCGCCTTCGAGCGTGCCAGCGGCCGCCAGCTGTGGACGCAGTGGCAGCCGATGCCGGCGCTGACGGTACGTGCTACCTCGCCGCAGATCAAGGCCGAAGGCGATGACGTGCTGATCGCCGGCGAAACCGGCGGCAAAGTGTCGGTATACGCGGTGGACCAGGGTCGCCAGCTGTGGCAGGCCGCGGTAGCCAACCCGCGTGGCGCCAGCGAGCTGGAGCGCGTTACCGACGTGGTGAGCCAGCCGGTATTCGATGGCCGTCGTGTTTGCGCGGTGGCCTTCCAGGGCCGTACCGCCTGCTTTGAGGCGCGTGGCGGCCAGCTGGCCTGGGCGCGTGAAGTGGGCAGCAGCCGCGGCCTGTCGCTGGACGACAGCGCGGTCTACGTCACCGCTGACGATGGCGCGATCTGGGCATTCGACATTGAGTCCGGTCGCAACCTGTGGAAGCAGAATGGCTTCCGCTATCGCAATGTCACTGCACCGGTGAAGCTGGGCAACCAGCTGCTGGTGCTGGATGGCGAAGGCTATGCACACCTGCTTTCGCCTGTTGATGGACGCATGGTTGGCCGCAGCCGCGTTGATGTCAGCGGTACCATGAGCCGTCCGCTGGTACTGGGCGACATCGCCTACGTGTACGGTAAAAACGGCACG
This Vogesella sp. LIG4 DNA region includes the following protein-coding sequences:
- the bamB gene encoding outer membrane protein assembly factor BamB; this translates as MKRYLLATAIALPLLSGCASWFNGEDANQPTPLAAIKQQQAIRVKWQVSVPAVKDGIFTPFYDAGTLWLANEDGRVQAVDALSGNTVARLELKHELSAGPAAADGVLYVGTKTGELLALDAKSGKELWKQNLTSTLAEPPQLAGKMLLVRAGDGRLSAFERASGRQLWTQWQPMPALTVRATSPQIKAEGDDVLIAGETGGKVSVYAVDQGRQLWQAAVANPRGASELERVTDVVSQPVFDGRRVCAVAFQGRTACFEARGGQLAWAREVGSSRGLSLDDSAVYVTADDGAIWAFDIESGRNLWKQNGFRYRNVTAPVKLGNQLLVLDGEGYAHLLSPVDGRMVGRSRVDVSGTMSRPLVLGDIAYVYGKNGTLAALTL